In Providencia sneebia DSM 19967, one DNA window encodes the following:
- a CDS encoding MipA/OmpV family protein translates to MSKTIMKLTSFAVAVGLFSSAAVAGTWSIGGSVLAQSTPYKGIKSKDYVTPVPIVNYDSENFYFHTLAAGYYLWNDKADQLSIDAYYYPQFFRPKDNDDHDMRQLDRRRDTVMSGLTYRHNADWGTIRTVASGDILGISNGLRAEVAYLYGFRGDNWSLVPGVGIKWDSENQNRYEYGISSKESRNSGLKRYRPGDSWSPYVELSGNYKFNSNWGVLAMGRVDRLSSEVKDSPMVNKSVSAIVWSGVTYTF, encoded by the coding sequence ATGTCTAAAACAATAATGAAATTAACATCATTTGCTGTTGCAGTTGGCCTTTTCTCTTCTGCCGCTGTTGCAGGTACTTGGTCTATAGGTGGTTCTGTTTTGGCTCAATCAACGCCATATAAGGGAATTAAATCTAAAGATTATGTTACCCCAGTTCCAATTGTTAATTATGATAGTGAAAATTTTTACTTTCATACATTAGCAGCAGGGTATTATTTGTGGAATGATAAAGCCGATCAGCTCTCAATTGATGCTTATTATTATCCGCAATTTTTCCGTCCAAAAGATAATGACGACCATGATATGCGTCAATTAGATCGCCGTCGTGATACAGTGATGAGTGGACTAACTTATAGACATAATGCTGACTGGGGTACAATTCGGACAGTTGCATCTGGTGATATTTTAGGCATTAGTAATGGCTTACGTGCTGAAGTTGCGTATCTTTATGGTTTCCGTGGAGACAATTGGTCATTAGTACCAGGAGTCGGGATCAAATGGGATAGCGAAAACCAAAACCGTTATGAATATGGCATTTCCTCGAAAGAATCTCGCAATAGCGGGCTAAAACGCTATAGACCAGGCGACAGTTGGTCGCCTTATGTTGAGTTATCTGGTAACTATAAATTTAACAGCAATTGGGGTGTTTTAGCGATGGGACGCGTTGATCGTCTATCAAGTGAAGTTAAAGATAGCCCAATGGTTAATAAATCAGTATCTGCAATTGTTTGGAGTGGTGTGACTTACACATTCTAA